The genome window ATAATTTGATTGTTCACTATTGAAAACTACATTTCTTCCTCAGAACTGGATGGCACTGAGGTGGAAACAGTTTTCATGATCCTTGACTTCCCTTTAAAGGAAAGTATTATGGAATTTCAGCAGCGAACATTATCTGGTTCCTACTCAAACCCCATCTCCAAGAAAATGTGAGAGAGAATCTAAAAGTTCTGTTCAAGACAAGAAGACATTCCAAACTCGAACATTTCACTTCAACAATTTGGATATACCAGCTGCTCCATCACTGGGCAGGAATGATTACCAGCAGCCTTGTCACTGCCATTGCTAAATCTTATGTCCTGTTGTATATCCAAATACATGCATATAAAATATGTGTACAGATAAATTAGTGTTAATTAAAAACTCACGTCTACAAAgtgtccttcctttgttctgaaaTCTATGTAATTGTTTTCCAGACTGGAAACCTAAACATCTTGGTTACACATTAAAAACATGCTGGAATGTACATATGCTATGGAAAACTTCAGAACTGACCTTCTCTTAAAAGCAAACAACTTAGAGTGCTTTTGTTATAGCATCATCCTCTAGTGAGACCTAAAAGGAGACCACTAATAAGTACTACATTCAGGTATTTACCAAACAAACAGTGTTGATATCTACTAGCCGAACAGCCCTAATAAACCAACAGCTGAACTTCAGATAGTCTTTCTCAGCACTTTGTCTATTAGGAAGTTGAAGCATTTTCAATTAAAGCCTTCATTTTTCCAGTAGACTTCAACATGTGTGGACCAAactagaaaagaaacaaaaaagatataGGTTCATGTAACAGCAATGATAGCCCCCTGCCAACCATGGGCCACAAGGTATATTCATGAAAAACCAAGCAGCTTGATAGTGTTAAAACTGttagattcatgtcaatgtatgacaaaacccactgaaatgttgtaaagtgattggcctccaactaataaaataatattaaaaaaaaaaactgttagatTTGTAACAACCTGTCAATTCATATCAACAGTGAGAAAGATAGCAAAATTACTCACTATCAAACTGTAGTTATCATTGCAAGACCCTGGCTTAATTAgttcaattttacttcttttaatcAAAGAAGATAGATACAGTTTCCCCTTCAATATCTAGAGTTTCAAAGATGCTAGAATTTCTAAGATATCTACCTCTCTGGGATAGATAAACACATCTCCCCAGTGACAGTAACTTGAAGAAAGGGAAGGTCTAAATTGATACTTAAGAGCTTCCATGAAGTCTGCTCAGTCTCCACCTCTGCAGGGCCCACAGTTTGCAAGGCCCTGGTCAGATCTCTTTCCCCTTCACAAGACTCACAGGTGCCCTAAGAGAATGACCTTTCCTTTCTACACCACAACATTTACACTGTCCTTAGATGTAAATTTTATTGTAATGAATTTCACTTCACTGTGCTTACATATAAACAAACAGCATGGAAAATTTAACATGAGAGATACCCAGGGTTAGCTTTTACTTACAGAAGAGCACCAAGAGGGAAGCAGTCTAGCTGGCGGTAAGGACTAAATAAATCCTACAGCACATCCTTCTGCATCTAGCACACGACCAGCTGAGTGTCTTGCGCAGCAGTGGACTGAACCACAGGCTGCCCAGTACTCACCAACACTCTCTCGGAGGTGGCCTCTGATTCAGACTTTGGGATTCCTTTTTCAGCTTCACCTTGACTATCGCTTCGATACCGATAAGCAAACTTCTTTTTCAGCGCCTCTGCTATGAGGGCAGCGGGGTCAGCAGCATCTGCCGGCTTGGGCTTTGTGTCTTGTTCTGACCTTAGAGAAGTGCAGAGAAATCAAGGGGGCATTGCAGGGCTGACAGCACAGCTCTAGCAGCAGAGACACCCGATAGAGATGCTGACGCAGTGAGGTGGCAGCCCTAGATTTACGGCTTGACAAAACAGCACAAAGGTACCCAGGGAATAGTCCCCCAGTTTCTCTAAGGAGCAGAGACTGCAGGCTCCTCCAAGGCAGGCAGGGTTCCCTCTGGCACAAGCCTGACCCCTACcctagcaggcacacacacagcctgAGGGAAGAAGGACCACACAGTAACAGGGCTTCAGGGGCAATGGGGGAGAAATGGGAGCAGCCTGCAAGAGTCTGTCCTGCTAATCTCTCAGTTAACGGCATACAAGGGCTCCCGGGGGGGCttaccttttttaaattaaaaacttaggagctattccagtagtcatgttataATACAAGGTTCTCAACAAgcttagtgtatgtgtgtgtgctcagtggtgtccgactctttgtgaccctgtggtctatagccttccaggcaagaataccggagtaggttgccacttcctcctccaaagcAGCTTAGTCAGTAGCTTATAAAAGGCATAAGAAACCAAGGGAAGTGGGAGAGAAGGCAGACGTCTCCTCACCTTTTTACTGAGCGCAGTTTCACGCTGTTCATGTCTTTTAGGATCTCCAGCATGTTGGGCAGGTCTGTTTTCTTTGGACTGCTCTTGACCGGGGTCTTCCCAGCAGAGGCGTTTTTCTCTCTCCGCTCTTTTATCAGATCAATAGCAGAAGTGCTCTGCTGGAGCcccgggggtgggaggggaggcggcggcggaggGGGTGGCAGCGGGGGCGCTGGAACTGAGGGTGGTGCTGTGGCAGCAGGCCTGGTGGATTCTAAGTCACCTACAGAAATGAGGGAAAAGCAATTTAATCCTGGTGGTAAgaggcaaataaaatattttaaagtagagtTATGTTAAGGACTTTATACCTGAAAGCGGTAACCTTAAAAAGAATCTCAGTCACAAGTAAAGAGGAAGTTTCAGTTGCTTGCTTGGAATCTAAATGCCTGAATTTAATCCCACAGTCTCCAGATGGAAATGTTCCATTTAACTTTACAGGGTGCTTTTGTGATATCAAATGTTCAGGTCTCACTGCTTCACTCTGTGCAGCTACTTCTAGATGAAACAGCATCTGGACTGCACACAGAACTCCAGTAGGTAGTCTGACAGTTTAGTACTAGAGTAAATAACTATCGGATACCTCTGTGGttcattttaagtatatttacatAGAAGATCAGCATGAACTAGAGAATGTAAATTGACCACAATGTGTTTGtttgaaagaaaagttttagatttattgaaaaaaattgagaggaaaaaaaaagtatagttaATTCCCCAAAAGAATAAGTAACTAAGAGTTAAAGCGGTTCTAAAATAAGGACCTAAAAATCCATCTTTCTGCATAACTGGAGATTAGAGAGTTGTTTGGGCGTGAACTGTATTGATTAGTTTATTCAAGGGAGTTGGGTTGTGCATAGAACATCTAACAGAAATCCCCAGATGACCTCACAATTCACAGCAGTTTTCCTAGTCTGCCAGAAGAGGGAGGTAAAGCCAGAGAGAAATAACTTACAGGTTAAACAGAAAAGGGCAGGACTTTGGGTTTTCAAATGTCACCTGCAGATTTCAGGGAAGTAACAGCAGGTGCCTGGAGTGCCTTCACCCTGCCCGTCGTGGCCTGACCCAGGTTTGAGGAGGTTTCCGTGTGGGTCACATTAAACTACAGGACCACAAGCTGAGCGACTCAGAGGTGGACTAACTATCCTTTACCCTTTAGAGCTGGCTCATACTGCCTCTCGTCAAGACTCAGGAACACTAGGAAAAACAACCATTGCTTGCCAGCAGGTTAGTAAGCTAGGGTTTCAAgactgtggtttcttctccaaagTGACAATGCCATACCAGTAAAAGCAACAGTATGAGACCAGAGTCAGAGGCCCTGAATTCAGTTTCCACTCCTGCGAGAGGGAGAGAAATGAGTATTAAACAGCTACTTGGCACTAAAGGTACTATGTATACTTTCCACATTTACTCCCACAGTAACTCCAGAACATAAGTAACTACTGTCCCAGTTACAGAGCAGGAAAGCGAGGCCTTATGCCTGCCTCAGGGCACAAAGGTAAGTAAAGCACTCGACCCCATCAGGGCTATTTCGCAGTTACCTACTCCAGTCTGACGTGAATGGTGCCATTATCACAGAGAGTGAAGTTCCTACAGCAGACACACGAGCAGTGTTCACCTTTATCAGTGGATGTATATTTTGTGTTTCCAAAATACACTTATCATCCTCTGACAGCATTAAGATtgttcaaaacaaatg of Muntiacus reevesi chromosome 12, mMunRee1.1, whole genome shotgun sequence contains these proteins:
- the MTFR1 gene encoding mitochondrial fission regulator 1 isoform X2, yielding MLGWIKCLIRMIFQQVGSMQSLTSPTTEWSSSPPGEEAVVSFADVGWVAEEEGECSTRQRIEVRSRPTLQDDLPFLEKPHSRQPSLPTLSPEEPPVQTSTLANEEALQKICALESELAALRAQIAKIVTLQEQQNLTAGDLESTRPAATAPPSVPAPPLPPPPPPPPLPPPGLQQSTSAIDLIKERREKNASAGKTPVKSSPKKTDLPNMLEILKDMNSVKLRSVKRSEQDTKPKPADAADPAALIAEALKKKFAYRYRSDSQGEAEKGIPKSESEATSERVLFGPHMLKSTGKMKALIENASTS